One Salmo trutta chromosome 12, fSalTru1.1, whole genome shotgun sequence genomic region harbors:
- the LOC115202958 gene encoding matrix metalloproteinase-15: protein MASSWEKWIWLLWRRTLVPSLLVLWVTCLGTHGGEDEAFNAESWLRMYGYLPQASRQMSTMRSAHILSNAVSDMQRFYGLQVTGAMDHGTVTAMRRPRCGVPDKFGGQIKTNVRRKRYALTGHKWNKSHLTYSIQNYTPKIGEYNSYEAIRRAFKVWQKVTPLTFDEIPYQEIKYGRRKEPDIMIFFASGFHGDSSPFDGEGGFLAHAYFPGPGMGGDTHFDSDEPWTIGNGNLQGNDLFLVAVHELGHALGLEHSNNPMAIMAPFYQWMETDNFQLPEDDLRGIQQIYGQPDGTPTQALPTVTPRRPAQPDPKPPNSPPKSPPNSPPNSPPKPDKPRTTDRPDHYGPNICEGNFDAVTMLRGEMFVFKGRWFWRVRRNRVLDNYPMPIGHFWRGLPGDIDAAYERHDGKFVFFKGNKYWLFREANLEPGYPQELTDYGRDIPYDKIETAIWWEPSGFTYFFKGDWYWRFNEQSRAVDKDYPKPISVWGSAVPSSPKGAFLSDDGAYTYFYKGSKYWKFDNHRMKSEPGYPKSILRDFMGCSVDLDPDRDGDTDTGRKVPDVDRPPFNPDAGRDKEKDKERDKDRDRTNDVDYKDEREEETNEVDVVLKIDESETRTMNIIMVTVPLVLVLCILGLIYAIINTLKRKGAPKLLVHCKRSMQDWV, encoded by the exons ATGGCATCCTCATGGGAAAAGTGGATTTGGTTACTCTGGAGACGGACTTTAGTTCCCTCTCTCCTCGTGCTTTGGGTCACCTGTCTCGGGACACACGGAGGAGAGGATGAAGCGTTTAATGCAGAG tcatGGCTGCGGATGTATGGCTACCTACCTCAGGCCAGCAGACAGATGTCCACCATGCGGTCAGCTCACATCCTTTCCAATGCCGTCAGCGACATGCAGCGTTTCTACGGCCTGCAGGTCACCGGCGCCATGGACCACGGCACGGTGAC AGCCATGCGGAGGCCGCGCTGTGGAGTCCCAGACAAGTTTGGGGGTCAGATCAAGACCAACGTTCGGCGGAAACGGTATGCACTCACTGGCCACAAATGGAACAAGAGCCACCTCACCTACAG TATACAGAACTACACACCAAAGATCGGGGAGTACAACTCGTATGAGGCCATCCGTAGGGCCTTCAAGGTGTGGCAGAAGGTGACCCCGCTGACCTTCGATGAGATCCCCTACCAGGAGATCAAATATGGCCGCAGGAAGGAGCCTGACATCATGATCTTCTTTGCCTCGGGTTTCCATGGAGACAGCTCACCCTTCGATGGCGAGGGCGGGTTCCTGGCCCACGCCTACTTCCCTGGTCCTGGTATGGGCGGTGACACTCACTTTGACTCTGATGAGCCGTGGACCATCGGCAATGGGAACTTGCAAG gtaatGATCTGTTCCTTGTTGCGGTACATGAGCTGGGCCATGCCCTGGGCCTGGAACACTCCAACAACCCAATGGCCATCATGGCTCCTTTCTACCAGTGGATGGAAACAGACAACTTTCAACTGCCCGAGGATGACCTCAGAGGAATACAACAGATATATG GTCAGCCAGACGGTACACCCACCCAGGCTCTTCCCACTGTCACTCCTCGCCGGCCAGCCCAGCCAGACCCCAAACCCCCGAACTCTCCCCCCAAGTCACCCCCCAACTCTCCACCCAACTCTCCCCCCAA GCCAGACAAGCCCCGCACGACTGACCGCCCGGACCACTACGGCCCAAACATCTGTGAAGGAAACTTCGACGCGGTCACCATGCTCAGGGGAGAGATGTTTGTGTTCAAG GGTCGCTGGTTCTGGAGGGTGCGGAGGAACAGGGTCCTGGACAACTACCCAATGCCCATTGGTCACTTCTGGAGGGGACTGCCTGGGGACATTGATGCAGCCTACGAGAGACACGATGGGAAATTTGTCTTCTTTAAAG GGAATAAGTACTGGCTGTTCAGGGAGGCAAACCTGGAGCCTGGTTACCCGCAGGAGCTGACAGACTACGGCAGGGACATCCCCTATGACAAGATAGAGACAGCCATCTGGTGGGAACCATCAGGTTTCACATACTTCTTCAAAGGAGACTG GTACTGGCGCTTTAACGAACAGTCCCGTGCGGTCGACAAGGACTACCCCAAGCCAATCAGTGTGTGGGGCTCTGCGGTCCCGTCCTCTCCCAAGGGGGCTTTCCTCAGCGATGATGGAG CTTATACATATTTCTACAAGGGATCCAAATACTGGAAGTTTGACAACCACCGGATGAAGAGTGAGCCGGGCTACCCTAAATCCATCCTGAGGGACTTCATGGGCTGCAGCGTGGACCTGGACCCAGACAGAGACGGGGACACCGACACAGGCCGCAAGGTCCCCGACGTGGATCGCCCGCCCTTCAACCCTGACGCAGGCCGGGACAAGGAGAAGGACAAGGAGCGGGACAAGGATCGAGACCGCACCAACGATGTAGACTATAAGgacgagagagaagaggagaccaACGAGGTGGACGTGGTGCTGAAGATCGACGAGAGCGAGACGCGCACTATGAACATCATCATGGTGACAGTACCCCTGGTCCTGGTGCTGTGCATCCTGGGACTGATCTACGCCATCATCAACACACTGAAGAGGAAAGGAGCTCCCAAACTGCTGGTCCACTGCAAACGCTCCATGCAGGACTGGGTGTGA